From Microbacterium sp. LWH11-1.2, one genomic window encodes:
- a CDS encoding sugar phosphate isomerase/epimerase, which produces MTIQTSLQLFTIKEQLDADLEGSLAAVAARGFTAVEPYDFVRRAAPLADALTAAGLTAPSGHAFLASQSFVNPDGSGTTVPVPSPAEVFAAAKVLGMTTVIDPYTEPARWTSVEQIEETARLLNEAAAVGAAVGVRVGYHNHAHELEAVFDGVTGLEVLAGLLDERVVLEVDLYWVARGGVDPVALLERLGSRVIAVHAKDGTLDPALANAYPPADQVPAGEGAVPLVEAIAAASALELAIVEFDHYDGVLFDAIERSRVYLDEKVAG; this is translated from the coding sequence ATGACGATTCAGACCTCCCTCCAGCTGTTCACGATCAAGGAGCAGCTGGACGCCGACCTCGAGGGCTCGCTCGCCGCGGTCGCCGCGCGCGGCTTCACCGCCGTCGAGCCGTACGACTTCGTGCGCCGCGCCGCGCCGCTGGCCGACGCGCTCACGGCAGCGGGGCTCACTGCGCCGTCCGGCCACGCCTTCCTCGCCTCGCAGTCGTTCGTCAACCCGGACGGCAGCGGGACCACCGTTCCGGTGCCGTCGCCCGCCGAGGTCTTCGCCGCGGCGAAGGTGCTCGGCATGACGACGGTCATCGACCCGTACACCGAGCCGGCCCGCTGGACCTCGGTCGAGCAGATCGAGGAGACCGCGCGCCTGCTCAACGAGGCCGCCGCCGTCGGAGCCGCGGTCGGCGTGCGCGTGGGCTACCACAACCACGCGCACGAGCTGGAGGCCGTGTTCGACGGCGTCACCGGCCTCGAGGTGCTGGCGGGACTGCTCGACGAGCGCGTCGTGCTCGAGGTCGACCTCTACTGGGTCGCCCGCGGCGGCGTCGATCCCGTCGCCCTCCTCGAGCGTCTGGGCAGCCGCGTGATCGCGGTGCACGCCAAGGACGGCACGCTCGACCCTGCCCTCGCGAATGCCTACCCGCCGGCCGACCAGGTGCCCGCGGGCGAAGGCGCCGTGCCGCTCGTCGAGGCGATCGCCGCGGCATCCGCCCTCGAACTCGCGATCGTCGAGTTCGATCACTACGACGGCGTCCTCTTCGACGCGATCGAGCGCAGCCGCGTCTACCTCGACGAGAAGGTCGCGGGCTGA
- a CDS encoding Gfo/Idh/MocA family oxidoreductase — protein sequence MAGGTGPVGVGIIGAGNISDQYLTQLTTFPDVRVLAVADVIEERAKAQAEKYGVPRAGGVDVVLDDPEIDIVVNLTIPAVHVEVSEAIIAAGKHVWTEKPIGVSREESRRLLEKAEAAGLRVGVAPDTVLGPGVQTAKRAIARGDIGRPLFGQTTFQWQGPEIFHPNPAFLYAKGAGPLLDMGPYYVSTLVHVFGPVASVAALGLQGTATRRVQVGELAGQEFPVEIPSTLSVLMEFEQGGQGQSIYSTDSPAIRQGIVEITGTEGTLVIPDPNTFGGAISITRPLRLGQQPVEQEVVDVVQEGALAGRGVGLLDMARSIAAGRPHVATGEFGYHVLDTLLSIEEAAEGRRFVAVESSLDQVGALDADFDPFAATL from the coding sequence ATGGCGGGCGGCACCGGTCCCGTCGGCGTCGGCATCATCGGCGCGGGGAACATCAGCGACCAGTATCTGACCCAGCTCACCACCTTCCCCGACGTGCGCGTCCTCGCGGTCGCGGACGTGATCGAGGAGCGCGCGAAAGCGCAGGCGGAGAAGTACGGGGTGCCGCGCGCCGGCGGCGTCGACGTCGTGCTCGACGACCCGGAGATCGACATCGTCGTGAACCTCACGATCCCCGCGGTGCACGTGGAGGTGTCCGAGGCGATCATCGCCGCCGGCAAGCACGTCTGGACCGAGAAGCCCATCGGCGTGAGCCGTGAGGAGTCCCGTCGGCTGCTCGAGAAGGCGGAGGCCGCGGGCCTCCGGGTGGGCGTCGCGCCGGACACCGTGCTCGGACCGGGAGTGCAGACGGCGAAGCGCGCGATCGCTCGCGGCGACATCGGGCGCCCGCTGTTCGGTCAGACGACCTTCCAGTGGCAGGGCCCGGAGATCTTCCACCCGAACCCGGCGTTCCTCTATGCGAAGGGGGCGGGACCGCTGCTCGACATGGGGCCGTACTACGTCTCCACGCTCGTGCACGTGTTCGGTCCCGTCGCCTCGGTGGCGGCGCTCGGGCTGCAGGGGACGGCGACCAGGCGCGTGCAGGTCGGCGAGCTGGCAGGCCAGGAGTTCCCCGTCGAGATCCCGTCGACGCTGAGCGTGCTCATGGAGTTCGAGCAGGGCGGTCAGGGGCAGAGCATCTACAGCACGGACTCGCCCGCGATCCGTCAGGGGATCGTCGAGATCACCGGCACCGAGGGCACGCTCGTGATCCCCGACCCGAACACGTTCGGCGGAGCGATCTCGATCACCCGCCCGCTCCGGCTCGGGCAGCAGCCGGTCGAGCAGGAGGTCGTCGACGTCGTGCAGGAGGGCGCGCTCGCCGGTCGCGGCGTCGGGCTGCTCGACATGGCGCGCTCGATCGCCGCCGGCCGTCCGCATGTCGCGACGGGGGAGTTCGGCTACCACGTGCTCGACACGCTGCTGTCGATCGAGGAGGCCGCGGAGGGCCGCCGCTTCGTCGCCGTCGAGAGCTCGCTCGACCAGGTCGGCGCGCTCGACGCGGACTTCGACCCCTTCGCCGCCACGCTCTGA
- a CDS encoding ROK family protein, whose amino-acid sequence MVDVLRPVPATNPGTGEIFQILRDGHARTKAELAALTGLARSTVALRVDALLAADLLRPAGEAASTGGRPPARVAFNPRAGLVLAVDLGATHATVAVADLAGVILDARTRTIDIGDGPETLLDTIITDGTALLELPSAAGLPLLGVGIGVPGPVEHSTGRPTNPPIMPGWDRFDVPGYVQQTFDVPVLVDNDVNILALGEQATSWPQVDDLIFVKVSTGIGAGIIAGGQLQRGAQGSAGDMGHVQVPTGAGSTREPGDERDLEALASGSALAVALRDDGHDVQSASDVVDLVRTGNAAAIEATRQAGRDVGEVLATVVNLLNPSIIVLGGSIARAGEHLLAGVREIVYRRSIPLATQHLAIVQSQAGDRAAVLGAAIMVAREVLSPANVDAYVVAKTR is encoded by the coding sequence ATGGTTGACGTTCTGCGCCCCGTCCCCGCGACGAATCCGGGCACCGGCGAGATCTTCCAGATCCTCCGCGACGGGCACGCGCGCACCAAGGCCGAGCTCGCCGCTCTCACCGGCCTCGCCCGCTCGACGGTGGCGCTGCGCGTGGACGCCCTCCTCGCCGCCGATCTGCTGCGCCCGGCGGGCGAGGCGGCGTCGACCGGCGGGCGACCGCCTGCCCGTGTCGCGTTCAACCCGCGAGCCGGGCTCGTGCTCGCCGTGGACCTCGGCGCGACGCACGCGACAGTGGCGGTGGCCGACCTCGCGGGCGTGATCCTCGACGCACGCACGCGCACGATCGATATCGGCGACGGGCCCGAGACGCTCCTCGACACGATCATCACCGACGGCACCGCCCTGCTGGAGCTGCCGTCGGCCGCAGGACTCCCCCTGCTCGGGGTCGGCATCGGCGTGCCGGGGCCCGTGGAGCACTCCACGGGCCGACCGACCAATCCGCCGATCATGCCAGGGTGGGACCGCTTCGACGTTCCGGGATACGTGCAGCAGACCTTCGACGTGCCGGTGCTCGTCGACAACGACGTCAACATCCTCGCCCTCGGCGAGCAGGCCACGAGCTGGCCGCAGGTCGACGACCTCATCTTCGTCAAGGTGTCGACAGGGATCGGGGCGGGCATCATCGCGGGCGGGCAGCTGCAGCGCGGCGCGCAGGGTTCTGCCGGAGACATGGGGCATGTCCAGGTGCCGACCGGCGCCGGATCCACGCGCGAGCCGGGCGACGAACGCGATCTGGAGGCCCTCGCCAGCGGGTCGGCCCTGGCCGTCGCGCTCCGCGACGACGGGCACGACGTGCAGAGCGCGTCCGACGTCGTCGACCTCGTGCGCACGGGCAACGCCGCCGCGATCGAGGCCACCCGTCAGGCCGGACGCGACGTCGGCGAGGTCCTCGCCACGGTCGTCAATCTGCTCAATCCGTCGATCATCGTGCTCGGCGGCAGCATCGCCCGGGCCGGTGAGCATCTGCTCGCGGGCGTGCGCGAGATCGTCTACCGGCGCTCGATCCCGCTGGCGACGCAGCATCTGGCGATCGTGCAGTCCCAGGCCGGCGATCGCGCCGCCGTGCTCGGCGCCGCGATCATGGTCGCACGCGAGGTGCTCTCACCCGCGAACGTCGACGCCTACGTGGTGGCGAAGACGCGCTGA
- a CDS encoding Gfo/Idh/MocA family oxidoreductase: MTTDVTDTGLGTIRAGILGGGFMARVHRTAARDAGGELRAIATRSAAGSRHAADALGAERAEADAIALLDAADIDVVHICTPNATHAELALRALQAGKHVVCEKPLATTAHDARTLADAAEASGRVAAVPFIYRYHPMVREARARVARGDIGELLTLDCSYLQDWMLFPTDDDWRVRSSSGGASRAFADIGSHLCDLIEFVIGDRIRALSARTRRVFPERAGHEVDTEDIVAVLVETVSGALGTLLISQMAAGRKNALTLELHGSRQSIRFEQERPEELWIGTREESRLLLRDPAGSAPDSARLQRVPAGHAMGYQDAFNGFVADVYAAMAGAQPDGMPTFADGHRSAVLTEAVLQSAADDGRWVEVTA; the protein is encoded by the coding sequence ATGACAACGGATGTCACAGACACCGGTCTCGGAACGATCCGAGCCGGCATCCTCGGCGGAGGATTCATGGCCCGCGTGCACCGCACGGCGGCCCGAGACGCCGGAGGCGAGCTCCGCGCCATCGCCACCCGCTCCGCCGCCGGCAGCCGCCATGCCGCCGACGCCCTGGGTGCCGAGCGTGCAGAGGCCGATGCCATCGCACTCCTGGACGCGGCCGACATTGACGTGGTCCACATCTGCACCCCGAACGCGACGCACGCCGAGCTGGCCCTGCGCGCTCTGCAGGCAGGCAAGCACGTGGTCTGCGAGAAGCCCCTCGCGACGACCGCGCACGACGCGAGGACGCTCGCAGACGCCGCGGAGGCCTCCGGGCGCGTGGCCGCCGTGCCCTTCATCTACCGCTACCACCCGATGGTGCGCGAGGCGCGGGCCCGCGTCGCCCGCGGCGACATCGGCGAGCTCCTCACCCTGGACTGCTCCTACCTGCAGGATTGGATGCTGTTCCCCACCGACGACGACTGGCGGGTGCGCTCCTCCTCGGGCGGTGCGTCCCGTGCGTTCGCCGACATCGGCTCGCACCTGTGCGATCTCATCGAGTTCGTGATCGGCGACCGCATCCGCGCGCTGAGCGCCCGCACGCGCCGGGTGTTCCCCGAACGCGCCGGGCACGAGGTCGACACCGAGGACATCGTGGCGGTTCTCGTCGAGACCGTGTCGGGGGCACTCGGAACCCTTCTCATCTCGCAGATGGCCGCCGGGCGGAAGAACGCGCTCACCCTCGAGCTGCACGGGTCCCGGCAGAGCATCCGCTTCGAGCAGGAGCGTCCGGAGGAGCTCTGGATCGGCACGCGCGAGGAGTCGCGGCTGCTGCTGCGCGATCCGGCGGGCTCCGCTCCCGACTCCGCTCGGCTGCAGCGGGTTCCCGCCGGGCACGCGATGGGCTACCAGGACGCGTTCAACGGGTTCGTCGCCGACGTCTACGCCGCGATGGCCGGTGCGCAGCCGGACGGGATGCCGACCTTCGCCGACGGACACCGCTCGGCCGTTCTCACCGAGGCGGTCCTGCAGTCGGCGGCCGACGACGGACGATGGGTGGAGGTGACGGCATGA
- a CDS encoding sugar ABC transporter ATP-binding protein: MNATTTQPVLAVSGIRKSFFGVEVLKGIDFDVRPGEVHGLVGENGAGKSTLMKIIAGVQPADEGVVAYRGEEVRHAHPRQAMDAGIVTVFQEFTLLPERTVAQNVYLGREPRRAGFVDRKAMISSTAGLLADLGVSFIDPQARVGSLTVAEQQIVEIVKALSFDAQVISMDEPTAALSDREVELLYAIIRRLTSRGVAVIYVSHRLKEIFDLCDRITILKDGSLVSTDETAALTTDELVRRMVGRSIQSYFPDAVEGTTVGEPRIELEECGNAYVDGVSLTLRAGEIVGIAGLQGSGRTELVEGIFGIQAFTRGSMRIDGSPVRISSARSAVRAGLALVSEDRKAQGLALGQSVLDNALLVVRSVFPGRTSASRREVPGVLSSLEISSRGLDQEARFLSGGNQQKVVLAKWLLTRPQIVLFDEPTRGIDVGAKYAVYQLMRELAAQGTAVLMVSSELPEVIGMSDRILVMHDGELVAELPAGSAEHEILGAATGAGDPRTSTDGGAR, from the coding sequence ATGAACGCGACCACGACGCAGCCGGTGCTCGCAGTGAGCGGCATCCGCAAGTCGTTCTTCGGCGTCGAGGTGCTCAAGGGCATCGACTTCGATGTGCGACCGGGAGAGGTGCACGGTCTCGTCGGCGAGAACGGCGCGGGCAAGTCGACTCTGATGAAGATCATCGCCGGCGTGCAGCCCGCCGATGAGGGCGTCGTGGCCTACCGCGGCGAGGAGGTGCGCCACGCGCACCCCCGGCAGGCGATGGATGCCGGCATCGTCACGGTGTTCCAGGAGTTCACGCTGCTGCCCGAGCGGACGGTCGCCCAGAACGTGTATCTCGGACGCGAGCCGCGTCGCGCCGGGTTCGTCGACCGGAAGGCGATGATCAGCAGCACGGCAGGGCTCCTCGCCGACCTCGGCGTCTCCTTCATCGATCCGCAGGCGCGCGTGGGCTCGCTGACCGTGGCGGAGCAGCAGATCGTCGAGATCGTGAAGGCGCTGTCGTTCGATGCGCAGGTGATCTCGATGGACGAGCCGACCGCCGCACTCAGCGACCGCGAGGTCGAGCTCCTGTACGCGATCATCCGCCGTCTCACCTCCCGCGGCGTCGCCGTGATCTACGTCTCGCACCGGTTGAAGGAGATCTTCGACCTCTGCGACCGCATCACGATCCTCAAGGACGGCTCCCTCGTCTCCACCGACGAGACGGCCGCTCTCACGACGGACGAGCTCGTGCGGCGCATGGTCGGACGCTCGATCCAGTCCTACTTCCCGGATGCCGTCGAGGGCACGACCGTGGGCGAGCCGCGCATCGAGCTCGAGGAGTGCGGCAACGCCTACGTCGACGGGGTGTCGCTGACGCTCCGTGCAGGCGAGATCGTCGGCATCGCCGGCCTGCAGGGCTCGGGGCGCACCGAACTGGTCGAGGGGATCTTCGGCATCCAGGCCTTCACCCGTGGCTCGATGAGGATCGACGGCTCACCGGTGCGCATCAGCAGCGCCCGGTCCGCCGTCCGCGCCGGGCTCGCCCTCGTGTCGGAGGACCGCAAGGCGCAGGGTCTCGCGCTCGGCCAGTCTGTGCTGGACAACGCCCTGCTGGTCGTGCGGAGCGTGTTCCCCGGTCGCACGTCGGCGTCGCGTCGCGAGGTGCCCGGAGTGCTCAGCTCGCTCGAGATCAGCTCGCGGGGACTCGACCAGGAGGCGCGCTTCCTCTCCGGAGGCAATCAGCAGAAGGTCGTCCTGGCGAAGTGGCTGCTCACACGGCCCCAGATCGTGCTGTTCGACGAGCCGACCAGGGGCATCGACGTCGGCGCGAAGTACGCCGTGTACCAGCTCATGCGAGAGCTGGCGGCGCAGGGCACAGCGGTGCTCATGGTCTCGAGCGAGCTGCCGGAGGTGATCGGCATGAGCGACCGCATCCTCGTCATGCACGACGGCGAGCTCGTGGCGGAGCTGCCCGCAGGGTCGGCGGAGCACGAGATCCTCGGCGCCGCGACCGGTGCGGGGGATCCCCGGACCTCGACGGACGGAGGTGCGCGATGA
- a CDS encoding ABC transporter permease, with protein sequence MKRIRIDSTVIVLGILILALIVGAILIGTVGRNFLSPGNIRDILTGMSVLGLVAIGQTLVVLGASLDLSVTYVISLASLLGATIMNGSPGNIPAAVAITLLVCAGIGLVNGLIVTVLKVNGFIATLGVGLILQGILNTNFEGSAGAVPWEFQLIGATGVGPVPVSTIIMIALAMLVWFLLDRTRTGAHLYAVGGDPEIARLSGVRTRPPLIAAHVLCSVFAGLAGLLLASRLGVGSPTVGQQGGYALLSIAAVVLGGTLLLGGRGSIWGTVGGVAILAVVDNVMSVMQVNPFLKDVVRGVVIVAAVAVYSRRAIVRRRPRFGTGGTRTGGDDAAKAAEDEMAAAASQLADTTPAAEGGRA encoded by the coding sequence ATGAAGCGCATCCGGATCGACTCCACAGTCATCGTCCTCGGCATCCTGATCCTCGCCCTCATCGTCGGGGCGATCCTCATCGGGACCGTCGGACGCAACTTCCTCAGCCCCGGCAACATCCGGGACATCCTCACCGGCATGAGCGTGCTCGGCCTCGTCGCGATCGGGCAGACGCTCGTGGTCCTCGGCGCCTCGCTCGACCTGTCGGTCACCTACGTGATCAGTCTCGCCAGCCTGCTGGGGGCGACGATCATGAACGGCAGTCCGGGCAACATCCCGGCGGCCGTGGCGATCACGCTGCTCGTCTGCGCCGGGATCGGCCTCGTCAACGGACTCATCGTCACGGTGCTCAAGGTGAACGGCTTCATCGCGACGCTCGGTGTCGGGCTCATCCTGCAGGGCATCCTCAACACGAACTTCGAGGGATCGGCGGGAGCCGTGCCGTGGGAGTTCCAGCTGATCGGCGCGACCGGCGTCGGACCGGTGCCCGTGTCGACCATCATCATGATCGCGCTGGCCATGCTGGTCTGGTTCCTTCTGGACCGCACCCGCACCGGTGCGCATCTCTATGCCGTGGGCGGCGACCCCGAGATCGCTCGCCTGTCGGGTGTCCGCACGCGGCCGCCGCTCATCGCCGCGCATGTGCTGTGCTCGGTGTTCGCCGGCCTCGCCGGCCTCCTGCTCGCCAGCCGCCTCGGCGTCGGCAGCCCGACGGTCGGGCAGCAGGGCGGCTACGCGCTGCTCTCGATCGCCGCGGTGGTCCTCGGCGGCACGCTCCTCCTCGGCGGACGCGGATCGATCTGGGGCACGGTCGGCGGCGTCGCCATCCTGGCGGTCGTCGACAACGTGATGAGCGTGATGCAGGTCAACCCGTTCCTCAAGGACGTCGTGCGCGGCGTCGTCATCGTGGCGGCCGTCGCCGTCTACAGCCGCCGCGCCATCGTGCGCCGCCGGCCGCGATTCGGCACCGGCGGCACCCGCACCGGCGGCGACGACGCGGCCAAGGCGGCCGAAGACGAGATGGCGGCGGCCGCATCGCAGCTCGCCGATACGACTCCCGCAGCGGAAGGAGGACGCGCATGA
- a CDS encoding ABC transporter permease, producing the protein MNVLRSLISPRGAVFLLLVLLLVAVMILNPSFAEPGQLMRFIQRVAPIAIVAIGQYFVIIAGEFDLSQGSLITAQVIVAGNLVGQDDSRTVPVLLLMVVFGIAVGLVNGLITTLLKVPSFIVTLGMMLALLGGVMWWTGGAATGNPADSFREIGRGGIRDVPFLEFIPWAVLILIAWLALGIWITKMPLGKSLIAVGDNAGAVDYAGGRRAWVTTRAFVISSLSASLSAVLLVGYAGVHPSVGRGYEFIAITAVVLGGVVLGGGRGWIVAAAAGAFALEALFMLLNIAGVPSTLRDAVQGVIIIAAVAYSAVAFRARRRRGPQASPDLTTAESVSTSTIHTEKIRGD; encoded by the coding sequence ATGAACGTCCTGCGCTCGCTCATCAGCCCCCGAGGCGCCGTGTTCCTGCTCCTCGTGCTGCTGCTGGTCGCCGTCATGATCCTCAACCCGAGCTTCGCGGAGCCGGGCCAGCTGATGCGATTCATCCAGCGGGTGGCTCCCATCGCGATCGTCGCGATCGGGCAGTACTTCGTGATCATCGCCGGGGAGTTCGACCTCTCGCAGGGGTCGCTCATCACCGCGCAGGTGATCGTCGCCGGCAACCTGGTGGGCCAGGACGATTCGCGCACGGTCCCGGTGCTCCTGCTCATGGTGGTCTTCGGCATCGCCGTCGGGCTCGTGAACGGCCTGATCACGACGCTGCTCAAGGTGCCGTCGTTCATCGTGACGCTGGGCATGATGCTCGCGCTCCTCGGCGGGGTCATGTGGTGGACCGGGGGAGCGGCGACCGGGAACCCGGCCGACAGCTTCCGCGAGATCGGCCGCGGCGGGATCCGCGACGTGCCGTTCCTGGAGTTCATCCCGTGGGCTGTGCTGATCCTCATCGCCTGGCTCGCGCTGGGCATCTGGATCACGAAGATGCCCCTCGGCAAGTCCCTCATCGCGGTGGGCGACAACGCCGGCGCGGTCGACTACGCCGGCGGGCGCCGCGCCTGGGTCACCACACGGGCGTTCGTCATCTCCTCGCTGTCCGCGTCGCTCTCGGCTGTGCTGCTCGTCGGCTACGCCGGTGTGCACCCCTCGGTGGGCCGCGGCTACGAGTTCATCGCCATCACGGCCGTCGTGCTCGGCGGCGTCGTGCTCGGCGGCGGTCGCGGCTGGATCGTCGCCGCCGCGGCCGGGGCGTTCGCGCTCGAAGCGCTCTTCATGCTCCTCAACATCGCGGGGGTCCCGTCGACGCTCCGCGACGCCGTGCAGGGCGTCATCATCATCGCCGCCGTCGCCTACTCCGCCGTCGCCTTCCGCGCCCGGCGCCGGCGCGGCCCACAGGCTTCCCCCGACCTCACGACCGCAGAATCCGTATCAACCAGCACCATCCACACAGAGAAGATCAGAGGAGATTAG
- a CDS encoding substrate-binding domain-containing protein produces the protein MRRSMRIATAGVALFGLIALAGCTTDPSVAPAESDSPEESAETTEWFDQELFDKQNEERGVEPQGPAEEPYLQHINAEMVDTAEFASEGAKKACFANASISNPWRQTGWITMNEQLKALQADGAISAMETRDAQDSDDTQIADIDYFIAEGNCDVFLISPNSTAAMTPAVERACETGKPVIVFDRGVNTDCYVSFIHPIGGFAWGIDTAEFLIDNLEKGDKVVALRILPGVDVLEHRWAAAEKLFDEAGIEAVDYFTGADPAEIKSIISDELAKGDVQGIWMDAGDGAVAAIEAFEDAGADYPVMTGEDEMSFLRKWKDTGLTGLAPVYSNFQWRTPLLAAQKIFAGEEVPKEWVLPQKPITEGELDQYLEANEGMPDGHYAKFGGENLPGYPTVWQERQIP, from the coding sequence ATGCGACGATCAATGAGGATCGCCACCGCAGGGGTGGCTCTCTTCGGACTCATCGCGCTCGCCGGGTGCACGACCGACCCGTCCGTCGCGCCGGCCGAGTCCGACAGTCCCGAGGAGTCGGCGGAGACGACCGAATGGTTCGATCAGGAGCTGTTCGACAAGCAGAACGAGGAGCGAGGTGTCGAGCCGCAGGGGCCGGCCGAGGAGCCGTACCTTCAGCACATCAACGCGGAGATGGTCGACACGGCCGAGTTCGCGAGCGAAGGCGCCAAGAAGGCCTGTTTCGCGAACGCCTCGATCTCCAACCCGTGGCGTCAGACGGGCTGGATCACCATGAACGAGCAGCTGAAGGCGCTGCAGGCCGACGGCGCGATCAGCGCGATGGAGACGCGCGACGCGCAGGACTCCGATGACACGCAGATCGCCGACATCGACTACTTCATCGCCGAGGGCAACTGCGATGTGTTCCTCATCTCGCCGAACAGCACGGCGGCGATGACCCCGGCCGTCGAGCGGGCGTGCGAGACGGGCAAGCCCGTGATCGTGTTCGACCGCGGTGTGAACACCGACTGCTACGTGTCGTTCATCCACCCGATCGGCGGCTTCGCCTGGGGCATCGACACGGCCGAGTTCCTGATCGACAACCTCGAGAAGGGCGACAAGGTCGTGGCGCTTCGCATCCTGCCGGGCGTCGACGTGCTGGAGCACCGCTGGGCCGCTGCCGAGAAGCTCTTCGACGAGGCGGGCATCGAGGCCGTGGACTACTTCACGGGCGCTGATCCCGCCGAGATCAAGAGCATCATCTCGGACGAACTGGCCAAGGGCGACGTGCAGGGCATCTGGATGGATGCCGGTGACGGCGCCGTCGCCGCCATCGAGGCGTTCGAGGACGCCGGAGCGGACTATCCGGTCATGACCGGCGAGGACGAGATGAGCTTCCTCCGCAAGTGGAAGGACACCGGTCTCACCGGTCTCGCGCCGGTGTACTCCAACTTCCAGTGGCGCACGCCGCTCCTCGCGGCGCAGAAGATCTTCGCCGGCGAAGAGGTGCCGAAGGAGTGGGTGCTTCCGCAGAAGCCGATCACGGAGGGCGAGCTCGACCAGTACCTCGAGGCGAACGAGGGCATGCCCGACGGTCACTACGCCAAGTTCGGCGGGGAGAACCTCCCGGGGTACCCCACCGTGTGGCAGGAACGGCAGATCCCGTAA
- a CDS encoding sugar phosphate isomerase/epimerase family protein: MPRTIAVNTWVWTSPLTDATLEPLARKASGLGYDALELPLENVGDWDPVRVRETLDRFGLGAIVVGAMGPGRSLIARVGDVAATQDYLRACIAAARELGADAVAGPFYAPTGVTWRMDVDERTAVVRELRENLAPIAAEAAALGITLAVEPLNRYETSVINTVEQGLDALAPLLGAGVGLALDTYHLNIEEKKPAEAIRAAGAAIAHVQVCGSDRGAVGDDHTDWPEILRALDDAGYRGPLGLESFTGENATIAVAASVWRPLAASQDELAARSIAALRALEHS, translated from the coding sequence ATGCCCCGCACGATCGCCGTCAACACGTGGGTGTGGACGTCGCCGCTCACGGACGCGACCCTCGAGCCGCTCGCCCGGAAGGCCTCCGGACTCGGCTACGACGCCCTGGAGCTGCCCCTCGAGAACGTGGGGGACTGGGATCCGGTGCGCGTGCGCGAGACCCTCGACCGATTCGGTCTCGGCGCGATCGTGGTCGGGGCGATGGGACCGGGGCGGTCGCTGATCGCCCGCGTCGGTGATGTGGCCGCCACGCAGGACTATCTGCGGGCCTGCATCGCCGCCGCGCGCGAGCTCGGCGCGGATGCCGTCGCCGGCCCGTTCTACGCCCCGACCGGTGTCACCTGGCGCATGGACGTCGACGAGCGCACCGCGGTCGTCCGCGAGCTGCGGGAGAACCTCGCACCGATCGCCGCCGAGGCCGCGGCTCTCGGGATCACCCTGGCCGTCGAGCCCCTCAACCGCTACGAGACGAGCGTGATCAACACGGTCGAGCAGGGGCTCGACGCACTGGCCCCGCTGCTCGGCGCCGGAGTCGGACTCGCTCTGGACACGTACCATCTCAACATCGAGGAGAAGAAGCCCGCAGAGGCGATCCGTGCCGCGGGAGCGGCGATCGCGCACGTGCAGGTGTGCGGCAGCGATCGCGGCGCCGTCGGCGACGACCACACCGACTGGCCCGAGATCCTGCGGGCGCTGGACGACGCGGGCTACCGGGGTCCGCTGGGACTGGAGAGCTTCACCGGCGAGAACGCCACGATCGCCGTCGCCGCGTCGGTGTGGCGCCCGCTCGCGGCGAGCCAGGACGAACTGGCCGCCCGCAGCATCGCGGCACTCCGAGCATTGGAGCATTCATGA